The genomic interval AAACCATGACGACAAAAGATAATACGCCGACATTAGGAGTCATCATTCCTTGCTATAACGAAAAAGATGTTTTGCAACTGACGATTGAAGCGTTGTGTCGTTTCTTCGAGGAATGGCAAGCAAAAAAACTGATTGCAAAAGATTCCTTCGTCCTGTTTGTCGACGATGGAAGCAGTGACGATACATGGGAGCAAATCGAACGTGTGCACGCACAGGACTCGCGCTTCCGGGGTCTCAAGCTCGCACATAACGTGGGACATCAGAATGCACTGTTCGCAGGGCTTGTTGAAGGGCATACAGTAGCTGACTGTGTCGTATCAATGGATGCCGATCTCCAGGATGATGTAAGTGTAATTGAGCAATTTTTAGCCCGTTTCGCAGAAGGAAACGATATCGTTTACGGAGTTCGTGAAGACCGTCAAAGTGACAGTTGGTTTAAGCGGACTACCGCACAAGGGTTTTATCGTTTCATTGATTGGCTTGGTGTAGAGACAGTCTATAATCATGCCGACTACCGTCTCATGAGCAAACGAGCTGTCGAGACACTCTGTGCTCACCCAGAAAGGAATCTATTCTTACGGGGAATTGTCCCGTCGCTTGGTTTTCAGGCAACGGAGGTAACCTATACCCGGCACGAGCGACAAGCCGGGGAATCCAAGTATCCGTTGCGGAAGATGATCGCACTCGCTTGGGATGGGGTAACATCGTTTAGCGTCCGACCGATTAAACTGTTGTTCTTACTGTCACTCTTCATGCTCATCGTGTCAGTCGGGTTTGTGGGCTACGCTTTATACCAACGTTATGAGGGGGAGACGATGGACGGGTGGACCTCATTGATGATGTCAATCTGGTTCATTGGTGGGCTTCAGCTGTTCGGCATTGGACTGATTGGAGAATACATCGGAAAAATCTATCAGGAAGTCAAGCGGCGCCCGCGGTATGTCGTTGAGAAAATACGAGAATGATGACATTTCTTCGTTTCTTATTGGTAGGTGTCTTAAATACCCTGGTCGGACTCACCATAACTTTGTTGTGCTATCATTTCATAGGCACTGGCTACTGGGGAGCAACAGCTATTGGTAATGCGTGTGGTGTATGGATTAGTTATCTGCTCAATCGACGATTCACCTTCCGTCAAGAATCAGGAGGTTGGTCCTATTGGTTCCGCTTTTTGATTGTCGTGCTCGTGAGTTATTTTTTAGCATATCGGATTAGCTTGATTGGTGTACACTACTTCTTTCCAAACCTCCAGGAAACAGTAGCAATTTTGATTGGCATGGTCTTATATACCGGGCTCAACTTTTTAGGTCAGTCTTATTGGGTCTTTGATAAGTCAATTACTGACTAAAAAAACACTTCGCCTTTTAAGGAGCAAAGTGTTTTTTTTTGACAAGTTGGTTTGCCAAATTAAATGCAACAATTCTTCAAAGAAGGCTTCGTATGAATTTTCATTTGAGATATTTTTTTAGTCTACCATTAATCCCGGCGAGCACTTGAATGAGTTCAGAACAACTCATTTTCCAAAATTCATTCCAGGAAGACATGGACGAAAAATGGATCCGTTTTTCTTTGAAGGATGTATAGGCAGATACGGAACGGATTTGTCTCAAATCCAAGTACAGTAAGAAGCCCACAGTGGAAGAATCCACTGCGGGCCAAAGAGTCGCGTATTGATTCGTGAGAGATGCTGATCATTGAGGAAGTGATTTGAGGAGAAGTGGTGGAATGGCTATTTACCTACATATCTTTGATGTCTTGAGTTGCCCCATCATCTGTACGTCCTCATATCCTTTGTCTGTATTAGCAGAAGGGATTGAAGAGCTTTCGGGCTCATGCGTGAGGCTGTAGACTGTAAGTAGCAACATCCTCATCGCACCGCTCTCCTATCGTACCGATAACGAGAGCTGCGCCTCGCATGCGCGAGGCATCTCTACGTTCCTGCTCCTTACGACGGAGGACACGGAGCGAAATATAATAAATATTATCCATAAAGAAACTAAACGTATCTATTTCATTCAAAAACGTTAATTATCTAGCAACGTGTAAGGGATATGCGGTATAAATTTTTCTAACTGAATATCAAAATATGCTTCAATATCTTTCTTCAATGTGTGTTCTAGATCAAGCAAAGATGAAACTAAAAGGTCTAGAGGGAAAACGTTATAGATATCCTTTTCACCCCATATCGATTTAACTCTAGCTTGACTTGAAAAAGGGATCATCGAAATGATAGCACCTTCTTCGTAATCATCGAATTCTACTGAATAATAATGAAATGCAGGGACCGGTATTGCATTTGATTTTTCTTTCCAGCGATACAATGATTTATAAAACTCTAAAATAGGTAATGAAGTTTCCAAATAAATCTCATTATTAATTGTAATAGTGAACATTGCTTCGATTGAAAGAATGGTTGGGACATCTCTTGCAACGTGATTTGAAAGTTCACTTGGTTGATTTATAAATGTATATGAAAACATTATTTGACCGGGAATGCTGACCATATTTTACCGTCATATCCTATAATCACTCGGATTTTTGTTTCGCCTTTTGTCCCAACCTTTTTTCCCATACCAACATCAAACCTAAAGGATAATTTTTCATTATTATTAATTTCAAAATTTGAAACGGAAACCTTTTGCATCGCTTCTTTTATCCATGACTTTGCTGTACTTTGGCTATTCGTATTAAATTTAGCCCATTTTCCAGTATTGCTTTTTAGATGCTTACTTTTCACTGTTAATTTCGCGACATTTTTTATTGCATTACTTAAAGCATACTTTCCAAAAGCGCTAATTAATGCACGTTGTCCATATTTTTTAATTGCCCATCGCGCTCCCATTTGAACAACTATTGCTAAAACGGGGATGGCAGATGCTTTAGCGTCAATCGTATTAATCTCATACGTTTCTTTGCTCTCTCTATCAATTAAAGTGGCTTTAAACTCTTCTCCATCAATTTCACTAAAAATAAAATCATAGATTTTATTACGCGTATTATTTTCCTCATCGATAATTGACTCGGTTACATACATTTCTCCTGTTTCAAGATCTACAAAAAACTCAGAAGACATTTCATTTTGTTTGGTTTGTAACTGTGATACAACACTCATTTGTTGAGAAGATTCGGTGACTGCCATCTCAAAATTTTCATTATGAATGCCGAATTCTTCTTCGACATCAACGTTATAACTTGTCCCATCTTCTATTTTCGAAGATTCAAAAGGACGATTTTCATCTTCTAATTCAATATTGTCCTTGTCTGTTTGCAATGAAGTGATCTCATCCGTTGGTAGCGAAGAATTCGTATTTTCTGCAGACGCGTATCCAGTAGGCGTAATCAATGTACTAATCATAAAGACAGTCAATAAAATTTTGATAAACCATTTATTCATTTAAATTCCTCCAGTACTTTTTTATTCAGAGTTAGGATCTTAACGTTTTCATTACCTTTCGTATCTGCATGAATAATGTAAGGCTTCAATGAACTTGATGATAGTTTTGTATGTTGTATTGAATTATTCGACATGATGGATGCCAGTATTCCTGTCGCATAAGCCGTAGCAAAAGATGATCCTGTATATGTTTTGTACCCACCATCAATTGAAGTAGAGATTACATTTACGCCAGGAGCAAAGTAGTCTGCTCCAGTAATCGTAGAAGATTCGTCGACCTTTAAAGATTTATCAATCGAACCAATAGAAATCACATTCTCATAATTAGCAGGGTAATCTACTGATAATCCCATGTTATTTCCAGCTGCTGCAACAACAACTATATTATTTTTTAACGCGCTGTTGATTGCTTTATGTAGTACTTCATAATTCTTGTTAAAGCCGAAGCTAATATTAATAATATCGACTTCCTGTTCAATGCTCCATTCTATCCCTGCGATCACATTTTTTAATTTGCCCTCACCTGCTTCGTTTAATACCTTAACGTCATATAGAATGGCATCAGTAAGTACACCGCGGAACTCTTTACTTTGACCAGTAATCAGACCAGCAATAGCAGTTCCGTGTCCGAATTCATCAGAAACCGTTTCTTCTTTTTCGCTAAACGCGTTATATTCTTTCACGTTTACTTTCTTGAGTGCTTCATGGTTTTGATTTACTCCGCTATCGAGAATCGCAATTTTGACAGGATTGGAATGACTACGTGTATCATGACCAGTTATTGTCTCAGCCCAGTTAATGTCGCTGTTCTTTTTATCACTTTCAGATTGGTTTTCTATAAAAAGAATAATAGACATGAGAGTACCGACAACTATTAAAAACATAATTAAGATTTTTCGTATAATAAACACCTCTTTTTTCAAATATAAGTCAAGACTAACAATTAAACATCCTAGTTATCAATATATTTTTATTTATAAAATCCTTTTTTTCAAATATATTTACAATTATTCATAATGAGTTCACTTGACTTTATTAAGGTGGCTTTAATATCGAAAAATTTTTATCAGTTTTTGGGAAGAAGTGCATTTCTGTACTTAGTTAAAGCAGGATGAGAGTTTTTCAGTGGGAGAGCGCGACGATTCGTTGTTTTCTAAAAGATGAAGTGGAAACAGTCCTAGATTCGTTCTTAACTCCTTCGTTGATTCAGCTATGACCGTGCTTATCTCGATTAAACGGATTCGTACGATGTCCTTCACGACTGTATGCTGTGTTCAAGCAAATCGAAGAGGAGTGACGACAATGAATACAACTTTGGAAAACGAGGAGTCGAGAAAATGGATGGACATGGTGGAGCACTCGCAAAAGGTGACCATCATCGATGCGCAGGTTCGATTGGTGCGAGAAGTAGATGGTTCGATCGAGCATGTGACCTGGTTCGTTGATGTCGATGTCCTGCTCGCTTTTATTCAGCAACATTATTTGGAACAGGCCCGTTAAAGGTCTGTTTTTTTATGTGGTTTTTCGTTAAAAGATGCGACCCATCAAGAAAAAATGATAGGTGGGAAATCTACCCATTATTCTCCTGGTATTCACGGTATACTGAAGATAACTTATAAATCAGAAATGGAGCGATGCAAGATGAAGAGAACATGGATGGGTGCAAGTCTAGCACTCGCAAGTGTGGGCTTATTGGTAGGACCGTTACAGAGTGCAGAGGCCGCGACGCCAAAAATCAAAGTCCACTATATCGATGTCGGACAGGGCGATGCGATCTACATCAAGATGCCGAGTGGTGAGGATATTGTCATGGATGGTGGGAACAAAGGGAAAGGCGATGCACTCGTCGCCTATCTGAAGAAGCAGAAGGTTGGTGACATCGAGATGCTGATCTCGACGCATCCGGATGCGGATCATATCGGTGGACTCGATGAGGTCCTTGACTCGTTCAAGGTCAAGAGTGTCTATGCTCCGAAGGTCAAACACACGACGCAAGCTTACAAAGACTTTTTGCTGGCTGTCAAACGCGAGAAGCTGACGATCAAGACAGCGAAAGTAGGAGTCTCGCTTCCTGTCAAAGGCGTGAAAGCGCAGTTCGTCGGACCGGTCAAGGACTATGCGAACAGTGATCTGAACAACTGGAGTGCTGTTCTACATGTCGCTTATAAGAAGAATACTTTCCTGTTCACGGGAGATGCAGAATTGAAGTCGGAACAGGACATGATCGCGAAGAAGAAGACGCTGCGTGCGGACGTCCTCAAGGTCGGGCATCATGGGGCGAAGACATCGACGAGTGCAACGTTCCTCAAATACGTCAAACCGAAGTATGCTGTCATCAGTGTCGGAAAGAATGCTTACGGACATCCGACGAACGAAGTCGTGACGAACTTGAAGCGTGCGAAGGCGACTATGCTGCGGACCGATAAGAGTGGCACGATCGTCTTCGAAGGGAACGGGTCGTCCTACACGATCAAGAAGTCGAAATGACGAAGCGAAAAGGGATCATCGATCGCATTGAAGGAAAGTGGGTCGTCGTCGAGTTCGAAGATGGAATGCGAGACATCCTGATTTCTCGCTTCCCCATGACGGTGGAATCCGGCGATGTCATCTGGATCGATGAGTACGGTCATATTGAAAAGGATGATCGCGAACGGCAGCGACTGTCAGACGAAATCGATGAGTTGATGGAAGAACTGTGGGAAGACTAAAAAAGAAATGAGCTGAAGCAGATGAATAAGTTAGGACAAACGGTCGTGATTGTTGGGCTAGGGTTATTACTCGTTGGATGTGGGACAGAAGAAGCAGCACAAGATACACCTAAGAAGGCGGCAAATCCGACCGAAAAAGTCGAGATGGCGCAAACGAAAAAAGAGGATGTTTATTTCAAGGATGATACTCTGAAAATCGACATGGCGACAGTCAAGATCCTCTCGGCAGAAGTGCTTGAACCCAGTAAGGAGTACTTCCGCGAGAAGCCACAACTCGTCTTCACATACGAGACGACAAATGATAGTAAGGAACCATTGAATGGAATGACCACATGGATTGCCTGCTTCGAAGCGACACAAGAAGGAACCGATACGATCAATAAGTTAGAGGTAGGCATGACGCCACAAGAAGAGAAGTATGCCTCTTATTTAGAACATCAGCTCGATGACATCAAACCAGGTGGTACCGCGAAGGGAATCATGGCTTACGACATCGATGATCCAAAAGCGGTCGTCACATTGAAAGCGACTCAAGGAATGGCGGGAAAAGAATTAGGTGAAAAAAAGATTGAATTGAAATAAGCAGATGAATAAAAAGAATCACGGTGAATGAAGGTTGATGAATATGGAACAAACACTCACAGAGGCATAAGCACTTATTCTAGAAATGGAAGAAAATTTTAAACCGTATATGATCGTAGGTGTTAAACAACGATTGGATATGGAAGAGATAGTATCCACATTTGAAGCGTATCTTCAAACACGGAAGTTGGATCGCTCTGGGCATCGGATTATTTCAAAATTCAGCTTTGAACAGTTTATTTTACAGCAGAAATATTTCAAGTAAGCAAAAACAGCAATATCGCTTCTTTTTTAAAGCGATGTTGCTGTTTTATTTTTTATCCCTTTAAGATAGTAGCTGCTTTCTTTTCTGCTGTTTCTTCATCTGACCAGTCCATCTCAGATAGCATGCTGGCTTGAACTTTTTCAATCTGCTCGATTGTATAGCCAAGTTGCTCCATGGCAATGACAGCGTAAGCAACTGCTTGATTGTTATTCATGA from Exiguobacterium sp. Helios carries:
- a CDS encoding DUF5067 domain-containing protein, whose amino-acid sequence is MNKLGQTVVIVGLGLLLVGCGTEEAAQDTPKKAANPTEKVEMAQTKKEDVYFKDDTLKIDMATVKILSAEVLEPSKEYFREKPQLVFTYETTNDSKEPLNGMTTWIACFEATQEGTDTINKLEVGMTPQEEKYASYLEHQLDDIKPGGTAKGIMAYDIDDPKAVVTLKATQGMAGKELGEKKIELK
- a CDS encoding glycosyltransferase family 2 protein, which codes for MTTKDNTPTLGVIIPCYNEKDVLQLTIEALCRFFEEWQAKKLIAKDSFVLFVDDGSSDDTWEQIERVHAQDSRFRGLKLAHNVGHQNALFAGLVEGHTVADCVVSMDADLQDDVSVIEQFLARFAEGNDIVYGVREDRQSDSWFKRTTAQGFYRFIDWLGVETVYNHADYRLMSKRAVETLCAHPERNLFLRGIVPSLGFQATEVTYTRHERQAGESKYPLRKMIALAWDGVTSFSVRPIKLLFLLSLFMLIVSVGFVGYALYQRYEGETMDGWTSLMMSIWFIGGLQLFGIGLIGEYIGKIYQEVKRRPRYVVEKIRE
- a CDS encoding ComEC/Rec2 family competence protein; the encoded protein is MKRTWMGASLALASVGLLVGPLQSAEAATPKIKVHYIDVGQGDAIYIKMPSGEDIVMDGGNKGKGDALVAYLKKQKVGDIEMLISTHPDADHIGGLDEVLDSFKVKSVYAPKVKHTTQAYKDFLLAVKREKLTIKTAKVGVSLPVKGVKAQFVGPVKDYANSDLNNWSAVLHVAYKKNTFLFTGDAELKSEQDMIAKKKTLRADVLKVGHHGAKTSTSATFLKYVKPKYAVISVGKNAYGHPTNEVVTNLKRAKATMLRTDKSGTIVFEGNGSSYTIKKSK
- a CDS encoding S8 family serine peptidase; its protein translation is MSIILFIENQSESDKKNSDINWAETITGHDTRSHSNPVKIAILDSGVNQNHEALKKVNVKEYNAFSEKEETVSDEFGHGTAIAGLITGQSKEFRGVLTDAILYDVKVLNEAGEGKLKNVIAGIEWSIEQEVDIINISFGFNKNYEVLHKAINSALKNNIVVVAAAGNNMGLSVDYPANYENVISIGSIDKSLKVDESSTITGADYFAPGVNVISTSIDGGYKTYTGSSFATAYATGILASIMSNNSIQHTKLSSSSLKPYIIHADTKGNENVKILTLNKKVLEEFK
- a CDS encoding GtrA family protein; this encodes MMTFLRFLLVGVLNTLVGLTITLLCYHFIGTGYWGATAIGNACGVWISYLLNRRFTFRQESGGWSYWFRFLIVVLVSYFLAYRISLIGVHYFFPNLQETVAILIGMVLYTGLNFLGQSYWVFDKSITD
- a CDS encoding SAR2788 family putative toxin codes for the protein MNKWFIKILLTVFMISTLITPTGYASAENTNSSLPTDEITSLQTDKDNIELEDENRPFESSKIEDGTSYNVDVEEEFGIHNENFEMAVTESSQQMSVVSQLQTKQNEMSSEFFVDLETGEMYVTESIIDEENNTRNKIYDFIFSEIDGEEFKATLIDRESKETYEINTIDAKASAIPVLAIVVQMGARWAIKKYGQRALISAFGKYALSNAIKNVAKLTVKSKHLKSNTGKWAKFNTNSQSTAKSWIKEAMQKVSVSNFEINNNEKLSFRFDVGMGKKVGTKGETKIRVIIGYDGKIWSAFPVK
- a CDS encoding DUF3006 domain-containing protein produces the protein MTKRKGIIDRIEGKWVVVEFEDGMRDILISRFPMTVESGDVIWIDEYGHIEKDDRERQRLSDEIDELMEELWED